The nucleotide sequence CAAATGCCTGTGGTATGAAATAGGAACGGTAAGGTTCTgtaataaaagagagaaaacaatacTTAATATAAAGCAGATGTGGGAGACATTTGACATAAAGTTACAAATCACAACTTAAGAAACTcttaatactttttctttttttttgcattggttcTCATTAATAACaacagaaatcaaataaaaatagctatattgtgagTATTAATCTAGTAATGATTATTGAGAAAAGAAATGGAGGGAAAGAATTaatgttgctaggtgattttgttttggaaccttcagaaaacttcaTCAGTTTTTTCTCGAAATGGACTTTGATGACTTTATCGACTTCAAACGAGcgtagctcagtcatttttttgTCCAATTCCAACAACTCATATATCATTTTGAAGGTATTTTAATggagaatgtaaaaataaagtctcatttagccagcacaggtcacatatttATATCAATACAGGTGATGAGATTAATCACAGCTGACGcacctgcacatgtgtgacagagctgactgatgtccagatgtttggtctggtttctgatgggattgttgagcacacagctgtaggtgtttttctccagatattccacctccagaggtagagagagactgatgctgagatcagacacactgatgctggacaataaactgtttcctttgtaccaggagagagtcacagcactcacattcacagctgaacacagcagtgaacatctgGACACTGATGATGATCTTTCAGATGAACgtttagatgatgatgatgatgaagatgatgaagaacagTTTGAAGAGTTACTGGTGATGACAGGAGAGGGAAGAGGAGCTGGAAAACAATGTAGAAAGATCAAGTAAAATTAAGTGTTATCTCAGTATtatcaataaacaacaacaaaaaaataacatgatgcaGATGTTTTCTTGCAAGtctaataaaaaagaaaccagTATTTTAATTGCAAGGCTGAGAACTAATTTAATGCTTGACACAGTATTCTACTTTAAGACAGTGATTGATCATTTAAGCAGCTGAATTATTATTTCCACATTTGGTTGGTCATTTCATAGTTTTTGGCACTTGAATTAACATTTACAAACTTTTATAGATAATACAAGAGTTCAGAATTACGATAAACGTACTTATTaagctcaccaaaatctacatttttaGTGCACAGCATATTGGTTTCAGTACAAAAagtgatgttaaaataaaatattctatccCTCACgcgaaaataaatgacaaaagcatttcaattaagatatacatcattaaatgcaaaaagtctggctgtgcttaatgggtacattttcgtaccctttaagcacacccctgttcccattaaagggatatttcaccccaaaatgaaaattctgtaatcatttactcatcctcatatcgttccaaacatgtatgagttgctttcttatgttgaacataaaagaagatattttgtagattgctgataatcaaacagttggtggttcccattgacttccacagtagggaaaaaaaaatttgaaaaatctttGAGCTCAGAATGGAAGTGTGCTTAATGGGTACGTTTACCCTAAACATTAATGAACAATCAGCATTAGTGACAGCAGAGTTTACTCACCATACACAGTAACACTGAAGCTCTTCAGTGAGGTTTTTCCACTGATGACAGTCAGTTCATAAAGTCCAGTGTGTTCAGATCTGATGtt is from Cyprinus carpio isolate SPL01 unplaced genomic scaffold, ASM1834038v1 S000006809, whole genome shotgun sequence and encodes:
- the LOC109047231 gene encoding SLAM family member 5-like, which produces MHSDAAFICLWILITNGVFDVKTDEVKSVSVLEGDSVSLNTDVKVQRDDQIRWTFGLQNTRIAEIIKRDQINFIFVSNDGRFRDKLLMDNQTGSLTIRNIRSEHTGLYELTVISGKTSLKSFSVTVYAPLPSPVITSNSSNCSSSSSSSSSSKRSSERSSSVSRCSLLCSAVNVSAVTLSWYKGNSLLSSISVSDLSISLSLPLEVEYLEKNTYSCVLNNPIRNQTKHLDISQLCHTCAEPYRSYFIPQAFAVLLLVAIIAVLGGILFWYIRNRNQTTQTGKYCNCIYSSLCWKSVYFLNLMEKME